Proteins encoded by one window of Nicotiana tabacum cultivar K326 chromosome 10, ASM71507v2, whole genome shotgun sequence:
- the LOC142165219 gene encoding uncharacterized protein LOC142165219 — protein MIEEATYSLKKAQKRIKKYADRNRRPLEFKVGDKVLLNLTLIWKKIDNRVIHKALVSRYDGPFEVAAKVGEVAYRLKLPERMKIHSNFHVSFLRPYVEDPDINKTKRAPPEVRTQLEEEIKKILDHRVLGMPKKNRRTEFLIQWKGKPKEDTTWQKGASLWQFKQKIEDYLKSASTRTSSSTSGGGLIALNFEM, from the coding sequence ATGATCGAGGAAGCAACATATAGCTTGAAAAAGGCACAGAAACGAATCAAGAAATATGCTGACCGAAACAGGCGCCCCTTGGAGTTCAAAGTTGGTGATAAGGTGTTGTTAaatcttactctaatttggaaaAAGATTGACAACCGAGTTATACATAAAGCCTTGGTTTCAAGGTATGATGGTCCTTTTGAAGTTGCTGCAAAAGTTGGTGAAGTTGCTTACCGATTGAAGCTGCCTGAAAGAATGAAGATACATTCAAATTTCCATGTGAGTTTTCTAAGGCCTTATGTTGAAGATCCAgacataaataaaacaaaaagagcTCCTCCTGAGGTGCGCACTCAACTTGaggaagaaattaagaagatTCTTGACCACCGGGTTCTTGGGATGCCTAAAAAGAATAGGCGGACAGAATTTCTGATTCAGTGGAAAGGAAAGCCCAAGGAAGATACGACTTGGCAAAAGGGTGCTTCATTGTggcaatttaaacaaaaaatagaGGACTACTTGAAGTCAGCCTCGACGAGGACATCGAGTTCAACTAGTGGGGGTGGTTTGATAGCCCTTAATTTTGAGATGTGA